The Silene latifolia isolate original U9 population chromosome Y, ASM4854445v1, whole genome shotgun sequence sequence gcaacaacaacaacattaccccagtgcctctatggctcccgcaaattgcagggtaagggggggtcggatgtacgcaaccttacccttgtgttagcaacacaaagaggctgtttccgaatgacccaagatgaaaattgcgtcgagaactgcatcgaaggaccgcCACTTTACAAAAGAAAGAAGCGcaaccactttagtgagccattttgatttattctattataatccataaccaaagagtaatgagtctttggcCCCATTGAAAATATGGAAATCACATTATTATTTCCTCTCCAACAAAAGAAAGATTTAGATGGAAATCACATCTCTCCTCTTTTCCCGTTCTCTTCCCTCCCTTCCATTCCCTCTTTCTCCCCTTCCCCTCTATTTTTACCCAAACGAGGCTTACGTGTCCCATAGTTTGTTGAAGCTTTGACAATATGATATTTATGTTGAGATGAATATTCGTACGGCGAAAGATTCATTACTCTTTGATTTTGAactatgatggaataaagcaaaataaTTCACTAAAGTGGTTGCGCCTCTTTCTATTGTGAAGTGAGGCAGTTTTCGTTGAAATGTTCATCATGGGTCATTCGGAAACCACCTCTTTgcgttgctaacacaagggtaaggttgTGTACATTTGACCCCTCCTTAcctcgcaatttgcgggagccattgaggcactgggataatgttgttgtggatattggtaCCAGTATTGAGATTTGTGGTCTTTGACCTAAGGTCAGCGGCGAGAATACGATATTTGGATACCGGTTACTTTAGTTTGAGCATTGGTGTGAGCATTGTATACTTCTACGAGTTTGATTAATTATGCCGGTGAGAAAATAATATTCTACTAAGACAATTGTATGGAGTGTGTTCGAGGTTGAGATTAGTCGTGGAGCGTTTGTATTAAACTGTATGTTTTATTTTTACATGTGAGTTTCTCCTCCGGGCTACCATGGGGGTAGGTCTTGTCCTTTTATTTTGCTTACAGGATTTTTATTGCTGTTCAAAAGGACTCGAGATTTATTTTCACAATTTGTATGTAACTTCTTTGTAAAAGTTTGGCATTTAAGTTTTGTTTATTAATGAGTGATACCCCCGATTATTTGACGAGttttatataataataaatatttctTTTAAATTAGCCAAAAATCGGGAATCGCATTTAGGATAATAATTGTAACCTTACCCTATTTCTGTAGTTATTTTACTCATAGTATTAGACAAAAACAAGGGGTTCCTTAGTTAACCAATAAAATGGCAAGGTATAATGTGCAGTTGCTCAAAAATTATGATTCGTATTAGGATATTAAACCATTGGCTGGGTTTAACCACTAGCTTAAGCTTTTGTTTGGGATGGTCTTCTCATAAGGTAGAGGTCCCAAGTTCGAATATGTGGTTGAGATGATCGTCTCACAATTCCTTCATTTTCTTATCTTTCTGTCTATTTTTGTAATCTTCACTTGTAAGGCTGCTCAATTTGTTGTTTGCACAGCTTGTAGGTGAATAATAAATCTTCCCATCATTGGATATCTTTACTCTTTATACATTTGGGTGATAATCTATGGCTTCTTCATCGGTAAGAAAACATCACTCGGTTATTTCATATAGAATTGGTTATGTAATATCTTTGTAAGTTAATACTACCTTCTAGAATTGGCTATGTGCGATATAAATAGGATGGAAGTAGTAACCGTAAGTAAATTTAAGTGGTAGAATTCATGTAGGTGTCATGTACAGTGAGCTCTGATCATAAGTTACTTTCCATGGTGTAACTCTTGTAGATGTCTACAATTGTTTTGGAAATTCTTTGTTCCTTTCATTCATGAAAATATTTTAGGACTTGGCCATATCTTGGCTAAAGCAATGCTCCACAAAGGGTTTTTCCGCTCGACCTATCCTACATAGTAAACCTCTGTAGATAAATGTGTACAATGATAGCTGCTGGAAACATACGGTTTCCTAGGCCAACTAGAAGAAACGGTATCCTAAACCGTATAGGACTTAGAATATTAGTTTTTAttttcgaataagattaggaaaaTTAGCTTATCCTAGAcaagttaggaaaacttgttatttcctaatcctagttgttATGGGATTTCTAAATTCTAGTTGTATTTTTAATTATTAGTTAAATAAGTTTCCTAATTAGATTAGGAAAGAGTTAGATAGCTTAATTAGCAACCTAAGGTATTAAAGTTGTAGTCAGATTCCTGACAtcgagtaggactataaataaggcTGATTTGTGACCTTATTTTCCAGATTATTCAGATGATgagtttttaataaaagtttacatattgTGAGCTGTCAAATTAATCTAGCGAGGTTAGTTTTTAGTTTTTAGTTTTTAGTTTTTATTTCTTCCTTGAGAGGTTGAAGTTTAGTAGGTTGAGCTATAATCTTGCGAGGTTAGAACGAGATCCACTATCCTATCCGGTTACCTTGTTCCAATTCACGCATATCATTCGATCCAATTCTTAAACAGCCTGTTATTCGTTAGTTTTCAAGATTTTCAATCCATTTTAAATATTATTCCGCTGCCAGTTTTACAAACCCTAATTCGTTCGTTCAAAACCTACGAATTCTACATCAGTATAATTTACACAAATTTTAGTATGGGACGGTTTGATGAAGATTACTGTATTGCTCTGTATACTTCTGTGTTTATTTCAATTTTCAAACTCGATGCCAGCCGTGCATTTCTTTCTGTGTACTCATTATTTGCCTCTACGCTGTGAAATAATATCTTGCAACTCAAGCATTAACCTTGATCTATTTAATAACCTTAGGTTCACACAAAGAAGTCCCTCAAAGGACTGGGGTCAAGGAAATCAAATTCCTGGTGGTGGGACAGTCATATTGGTCCAAGAAATATCAAGTGGCTCTCTGAAAATCTAGATGGTGAGCAATACTACAAAATTTGTAACTTGTACGGATGATGTGCATGATGCACTCTGAAGTATCTGGACATCTAAAAATTCTGGAGAATAAGAATGATACATCGCTTTTCTGCAGATATTAACGATGAATTGCAAAGCATTTATAGTAATTATACAAATATATATATACGAGTATATACTAGCCTACATCAGTTGTTATTTCTTCACCAATAAAAAAACATTGGTAGTTATTTTGATGAAAGATGAAACAATAAATCTCTTCATGTGAATCATTGCATTGATCCTTCAAATCTTCAATGGTTGGCATTTGATAGATGTCGGTTACAAATCCTTTACAGGATGACacatcgttttttttttctttttttttttttgcagatatGGATCAAAATTACAAACGTATGCTAACATTAATTGATGGGGATGGGGATTCTTTTGCTAAAAAGGCTGAAATGTATTACCAGAGACGGCCGGAGTTACTCTCTCACGTGGAGGAGTTCTATCAGACATATAAATTATTGGCTGAGCGGTATGAGCATTTGACTGGAGACATGAGGAAACACCTACTGCCCGAACTACACTCTCAGGGGTCTTCTGGGTTTGACTTAGGCTCTGAAACAGCAGCTGTTGCGTGGACTCCTCAAGATCCAAAGATGGGTTGCCGTGGAATTGGTCACCGAGCCGCTGGCTTTGACTTCTTCCTTGGCTATGGGAGAAGTGGACCAGATCGATCGGCAAGAGGAGATGAAACATCTTCAATATCAGATTCTGAGACCGAATCTGATATATCCTCGTTACACGGCTATCCTGGAATGACAGTAAATGCAGGTGAAGAAGGGACGCAGACAAGGTTAACAGAACCTGAAATTGAGTCTTGTGGCAAGGAAAAGTTTCAGAATCAAGGACAACAGTATAATAAAATTGGGTCCTTTAGGAGAAGCAGTAGTGAGAATTTTGATGATGTGCATTCTAGGATTGCTGGTTATGAGGAAGAACTAAAGATGGCAAAGGAAAAAATCTTTGAATTAGAGGAAGAGATCGCTAATCTGAAAACAGAGGTCCAAAAATGCAAATCACTAGAACACATGGGGAATCTGCCCCTTGAGTTCCCTGCGTTGCGAAATAGCTCCTCTCTTAACGCTGAAAATGAAGATGCACTTGATGAAAGCAGTAATACATTGGATCTAGATGTTTCTGGACCAGAAGATAAAATTCAGGCACTAGTTAAGGAGTTGAGAAACAGGAGGGGCAGATTCCAAGTTGTCGAAAAAGAGTTGATGAAGTTAAGAAAGGAGAACGGAGAATCCACTGAAAGTATTCGTAAAATGCAGGATTTGCTTAAAATGGCTCAAAAGGATTCTGCCAGTTGGAAACGGATGCTTGAGACAGAAAAACGACTGGCATCCAAGTTGCAAGAAAGGATTGCAAGGTACAAAACGAGTCTCAGTGACCGGGAAAAGGAGGTAAGGGAGCTGAAAGAAGAGTTATCTGATGCCAACCGCAAGTATCAGCTCCATGCTGAAATTTCAAGATTGTCTGATGAAAAAATTGGCTTAGAGGAGAGACTACGGGAGTGGGAAGTGCATTGCCGTTCTCTGGAAACTCAGCATGGGATGTTGGAAACAAAGTTGAATGATGAAATTGAACAGCTGAAGGCAGATATTGCTGATAAGACAGCTAGGTTGGAAAGTTTGGAAAGTGATTTTGATGGGTACAAGCTAAAATATGCCAGCTTGCTGACTGAGAAAGAAGAAGTTGAGTCCAAAGTAAGGGAAAAAGAAGGTCAAATTATCCAAATGCAACACACGATTGCTGAAAATGAGGTGTTCAGAAAAAAAGCAGAAGAAGTGAGTATGAGGGTAGAGGAGCTGAGAGAAGAGGTTGAGGGGCAGAAAGATTTGATCATGGAAGCGGCTGAAGGAAAAAGGGAGGCGATCAGACAGTTGTGTTACTCTCTTGAGCATTATAGGAATGGTTATCAACAACTTCGACAAGCTTTCACAGGACAGAAACAGCTACATGTTTGCGCATCATAACTACGAGTATTATTTGTTTTCCTGAATGTCTGTTCGATGCTTGCATATAATTTTGAGACTCCCCCTTAATTTGTTGCCTGTACATTTGAATGTATCATTAGGAAGCCTAGTTTGTGTGCTTTTATTGTTTCTTTCTTTGGAATGGAAGAAATAAGGCAGCTCCTAACACGAATGTGATTATTTTGTGGACATCGAACTGATGTACTTGATGGTATGTACTGGCAtacaattgattgattaattttgATTCTCGGACCATTTGTGCATACTAGAGATCTTATGCTGAGTTTCTTGAAGAGGGTAGTATTCTTGATTTCATTTTAATCTATTTTGTCCTCCTCACAGAAGGAAACCAGCCTTGATGGCTCTAGCCTTGATTTGAATTTTTAAGTCCATGTCCTTTGCGACGCGTTCTCTTTCGGTTTATCCCAAATTGCTCATTTGTAAATCCAGTAAGAATATAGCAAATCACCCTCACAAGTTTGATATTATAAACAATTACGCGTTTTAACTTATAAACTAGTTTGTTACTCGCGAATTTTATGGGGTTTTTTAACACACATTGTCAAAGCGACAACGAGGTGGCTACCAGTTTTGAGAAACTTGATAAAGGGGCAATGGCAAAAACAAGTTATGTGTGTGGAGTACTCCGTAGTATATAAAGTGAATTATTCAATTCTTGAACGTTGAAACCACCCGTATATACATTGTAGACTTGTAGTCAAGATTGTCAAACTAACAACCACGTTTAAAACCATCAAAGATACGTTTCCATGGTTAGCCAGTATATCCATTAAGACTTACATGTCCTTGTTCGTCACTGTTGCTAATCAAAAATTAAAAATGAGTATGTATATCCATATCCATTAAGActtatatgtccttgttcatcacATACATCAATTGATTCAAGTTTACAAGATTACAACAAGCACAAGTTCCAAAATTGCATCTCCAGACGTGTCATTTTTCTCAGCTACGCTCAATATTTCAAAAATGAGACGAATGACACGAACAATCATGTTCCATTCACTACCAATTTCGATCGTTTGCTGGCCGAGATCTTTCTGTAAAGGTCCCTGGTCCTGATACCCATCAAAACATCGAGGGCACACCCGAAAAGACAAGCACCGGCCATGACAAGGAAGCAAAGCCGATAACAATGTGGACCATAACACTCATTCCCGCCACTGGGCGTGACGGTAGCCTGTGCATCATATAACAAGCCAGCAAGAAGGCCCGAGAAAAGGAACGATCCCAGAGGCAGGTTCAGGATGAGAATGTTGTATATCAGCCCGTAATATTTGAGCCCGAATAGTTCGGAGGCAGTAGGAACTGTGATTGCTAGGCGAACGCCATAGCATAGGCCAACTATGACGGAACCGATATAAAGGCTACCAGGTAGTGCCATTGCCATTATGACGTAACCTATAGCGATCAAGATTTGAGAGGCTGCATCAGTGCATTGAAGAAAGGCCTAGGGATAGCAGCTCTCCTGCAGAGTTATAAACAGTCACACAATGACTCTGTAGTGAACATGAATGTGTAAAGACACAACATACTCAGTAACGAAGAAAATAACAGCTCCTCTGACTAACTTTATTGCAAGTTTAAGTAATGATTTTCAGCGGGGCTGAACGCCCCTGGTAGT is a genomic window containing:
- the LOC141634437 gene encoding protein NETWORKED 4A-like isoform X1, which translates into the protein MASSSVHTKKSLKGLGSRKSNSWWWDSHIGPRNIKWLSENLDDMDQNYKRMLTLIDGDGDSFAKKAEMYYQRRPELLSHVEEFYQTYKLLAERYEHLTGDMRKHLLPELHSQGSSGFDLGSETAAVAWTPQDPKMGCRGIGHRAAGFDFFLGYGRSGPDRSARGDETSSISDSETESDISSLHGYPGMTVNAGEEGTQTRLTEPEIESCGKEKFQNQGQQYNKIGSFRRSSSENFDDVHSRIAGYEEELKMAKEKIFELEEEIANLKTEVQKCKSLEHMGNLPLEFPALRNSSSLNAENEDALDESSNTLDLDVSGPEDKIQALVKELRNRRGRFQVVEKELMKLRKENGESTESIRKMQDLLKMAQKDSASWKRMLETEKRLASKLQERIARYKTSLSDREKEVRELKEELSDANRKYQLHAEISRLSDEKIGLEERLREWEVHCRSLETQHGMLETKLNDEIEQLKADIADKTARLESLESDFDGYKLKYASLLTEKEEVESKVREKEGQIIQMQHTIAENEVFRKKAEEVSMRVEELREEVEGQKDLIMEAAEGKREAIRQLCYSLEHYRNGYQQLRQAFTGQKQLHVCAS
- the LOC141629591 gene encoding protein NUCLEAR FUSION DEFECTIVE 4-like, which encodes MAMALPGSLYIGSVIVGLCYGVRLAITVPTASELFGLKYYGLIYNILILNLPLGSFLFSGLLAGLLYDAQATVTPSGGNECYGPHCYRLCFLVMAGACLFGCALDVLMGIRTRDLYRKISASKRSKLVVNGT
- the LOC141634437 gene encoding protein NETWORKED 4A-like isoform X2; this translates as MDQNYKRMLTLIDGDGDSFAKKAEMYYQRRPELLSHVEEFYQTYKLLAERYEHLTGDMRKHLLPELHSQGSSGFDLGSETAAVAWTPQDPKMGCRGIGHRAAGFDFFLGYGRSGPDRSARGDETSSISDSETESDISSLHGYPGMTVNAGEEGTQTRLTEPEIESCGKEKFQNQGQQYNKIGSFRRSSSENFDDVHSRIAGYEEELKMAKEKIFELEEEIANLKTEVQKCKSLEHMGNLPLEFPALRNSSSLNAENEDALDESSNTLDLDVSGPEDKIQALVKELRNRRGRFQVVEKELMKLRKENGESTESIRKMQDLLKMAQKDSASWKRMLETEKRLASKLQERIARYKTSLSDREKEVRELKEELSDANRKYQLHAEISRLSDEKIGLEERLREWEVHCRSLETQHGMLETKLNDEIEQLKADIADKTARLESLESDFDGYKLKYASLLTEKEEVESKVREKEGQIIQMQHTIAENEVFRKKAEEVSMRVEELREEVEGQKDLIMEAAEGKREAIRQLCYSLEHYRNGYQQLRQAFTGQKQLHVCAS